In Euphorbia lathyris chromosome 9, ddEupLath1.1, whole genome shotgun sequence, the following are encoded in one genomic region:
- the LOC136206354 gene encoding non-specific lipid-transfer protein 1-like — MAGVKLAILVVAIMVVGGGMSAEGVTCGQVNSALAPCLNYLKSGGVPTTSCCSGVATIAGAAKTTADRQQACSCLKSAANGVGGIIPANAESLPSKCKVNIPYKISLTTNCNSIK, encoded by the exons ATGGCTGGAGTGAAGTTAGCAATATTAGTTGTGGCAATAATGGTGGTTGGTGGTGGTATGTCCGCAGAAGGCGTTACTTGTGGCCAAGTTAATAGTGCACTTGCTCCTTGTCTTAACTATCTGAAATCAGGAGGTGTTCCTACTACTAGTTGCTGCAGCGGTGTAGCCACCATTGCAGGCGCTGCTAAAACCACCGCTGACAGGCAACAAGCATGCAGTTGCCTGAAATCAGCCGCCAACGGCGTGGGTGGCATTATCCCTGCCAATGCAGAATCTCTCCCCAGCAAATGCAAAGTAAACATTCCCTACAAGATCAGCCTGACCACCAACTGCAACAG CATCAAGTGA